A section of the Pseudorasbora parva isolate DD20220531a chromosome 2, ASM2467924v1, whole genome shotgun sequence genome encodes:
- the hmgxb4a gene encoding HMG domain-containing protein 4a isoform X1: MAFEEIKKKGMMDISGMEGEVGLVAGRSQREKRRSYKDLLREEEEIAAQVRKTSKKHPKDSELFLLGGDSHKKKKKHLSDDYYHRDHHSSGQPPHKKKRKSSDRSPSLSSSSTSHPSNSTDTAMGLLEAITSPLATGTDPTPHFYKKPSYPPHASSHSSKDRKQDGSSKSSHSYSHSRPPGTSSSKKHSSSSKSLLFHGGAGKGEPLTLCEAEGLKMKLILSSKEKNEGVGTNEGFSFPVHSSSSLGAGGHHSSSSSKKGVIKKEKDKDKIISKPPKKKQHSREPLPVVGKEVEVVGHYGGMGGDSSSSGGELEAGELVIDDSYTHLSKKKKKSKKSKKKKDRERDREKGSREKKHSKGSGGKKSCPGDQSKSHSHSHSSSNHSSSGGMYAMAPPTSSHHHQSIELMGEKKKKKEEKEREKHDKDKPKKKNMTAYQVFCKEYRVNINAEQPGLDFGELSKKLAEVWKQLPEKDKLVWRQKAQYLQHKQNKAEAMTVKRKTLSTSDSKSKGSSKGVSLGAGLAPQGRSSLGMSLSPVRVPDVDPIDAAAHLQLLGESLSLIGHRLQETEGMVAVSGSLSVLLDSILCALGPLTCLTAQVPQLNGCPRSVLSNTLDNIAYIMPGL, encoded by the exons ATGGCCTTTGAGGAGATAAAGAAGAAAGGAATGATGG ATATTTCGGGGATGGAAGGAGAGGTCGGTCTTGTTGCAGGTCGCAGCCAAAGAGAGAAGAGACGCTCGTATAAAGATCTGTTAAGAGAGGAGGAAGAAATCGCAGCGCAGGTGCGCAAAACCTCCAAGAAACATCCCAAG GATTCTGAGCTTTTCCTATTAGGAGGAGATTctcacaagaaaaaaaagaagcactTGAGTGATGACTACTATCACAGAG ACCATCACAGCTCTGGTCAGCCGCCCCACAAAAAGAAGCGCAAGTCTTCCGATCGCTCGCCCTCCCTCTCTTCCTCGTCCACCTCTCACCCGTCCAACTCCACAGATACAGCCATGGGCCTCCTGGAGGCCATCACCTCCCCGCTGGCCACGGGCACCGACCCCACTCCGCACTTCTACAAAAAGCCCTCCTACCCGCCCCACGCCTCCTCGCACTCCTCCAAAGACCGCAAGCAGGACGGCAGCTCTAAGAGCAGCCACTCCTACTCGCACTCGCGTCCACCCGGCACGTCCTCGTCTAAAAAGCATTCCTCCTCCTCGAAGTCACTGCTTTTCCACGGAGGAGCTGGAAAAGGAGAGCCGCTGACGCTCTGTGAAGCTGAAGGACTGAAGATGAAGCTCATCCTTTCTTCAAAAGAGAAGAACGAAGGTGTAGGGACGAACGAGGGATTCTCCTTCCCAGTCCATTCTTCTTCCTCTTTGGGGGCGGGAGGCCATCATTCGTCCTCCAGCTCGAAGAAAGGAGTTATTAAGAAGGagaaagacaaagacaaaattaTATCGAAGCCACCAAAGAAAAAGCAGCACAGCCGAGAGCCGTTGCCTGTGGTGGGGAAAGAGGTGGAGGTCGTGG GTCATTACGGAGGAATGGGAGGGGACAGCTCATCTTCAGGAGGAGAACTAGAGGCCGGCGAGCTGGTGATTGACGACTCGTACACACATCTttctaaaaagaagaaaaagagcaagaagagcaaaaagaaaaaggacagagagagagacagagagaaaggaTCCAGGGAGAAGAAGCACAGCAAAGGAAGCGGAGGGAAGAAGAGCTGTCCAG GTGATCAGTCTAAAAGCCACTCCCATTCTCACAGCTCATCCAATCACAGCTCTTCTGGTGGCATGTACGCTATGGCTCCACCCACCTCATCCCATCACCATCAAAGCATTGAGCTGATGGgtgagaagaagaagaagaaagaggAAAAGGAGCGAGAGAAACACGATAAGGACAAG CCCAAGAAGAAGAACATGACAGCCTATCAGGTGTTCTGTAAGGAGTACAGGGTCAATATCAACGCAGAGCAGCCTGGATTAG ACTTCGGGGAGCTGAGTAAGAAACTCGCAGAGGTGTGGAAACAGCTGCCTGAAAAAGACAAACTG GTTTGGAGACAGAAAGCTCAATATCTCCAGCACAAGCAGAATAAAGCTGAAGCTATGACGGTCAAGCGGAAAACCTTATCAACCTCAGACAGTAAAAGTAAAG GCTCCAGTAAAGGTGTCAGTTTAGGAGCAGGATTGGCCCCTCAGGGCCGCTCATCTCTGGGTATGTCGTTGTCTCCGGTGCGGGTACCTGATGTGGACCCAATAGATGCAGCAGCTCACCTGCAGCTGTTGGGCGAGTCGCTGTCTCTGATTGGACACAGACTTCAGGAAACGGAG GGGATGGTGGCAGTGTCTGGCAGTCTTTCGGTTCTGTTGGACTCTATTTTATGTGCTCTGGGTCCATTAACCTGCTTGACAGCACAAGTTCCCCAACTCAACGGCTGTCCACGCAGCGTCCTG TCAAATACTTTGGACAACATCGCTTACATAATGCCGGGACTATAA
- the hmgxb4a gene encoding HMG domain-containing protein 4a isoform X2 translates to MAFEEIKKKGMMDISGMEGEVGLVAGRSQREKRRSYKDLLREEEEIAAQDSELFLLGGDSHKKKKKHLSDDYYHRDHHSSGQPPHKKKRKSSDRSPSLSSSSTSHPSNSTDTAMGLLEAITSPLATGTDPTPHFYKKPSYPPHASSHSSKDRKQDGSSKSSHSYSHSRPPGTSSSKKHSSSSKSLLFHGGAGKGEPLTLCEAEGLKMKLILSSKEKNEGVGTNEGFSFPVHSSSSLGAGGHHSSSSSKKGVIKKEKDKDKIISKPPKKKQHSREPLPVVGKEVEVVGHYGGMGGDSSSSGGELEAGELVIDDSYTHLSKKKKKSKKSKKKKDRERDREKGSREKKHSKGSGGKKSCPGDQSKSHSHSHSSSNHSSSGGMYAMAPPTSSHHHQSIELMGEKKKKKEEKEREKHDKDKPKKKNMTAYQVFCKEYRVNINAEQPGLDFGELSKKLAEVWKQLPEKDKLVWRQKAQYLQHKQNKAEAMTVKRKTLSTSDSKSKGSSKGVSLGAGLAPQGRSSLGMSLSPVRVPDVDPIDAAAHLQLLGESLSLIGHRLQETEGMVAVSGSLSVLLDSILCALGPLTCLTAQVPQLNGCPRSVLSNTLDNIAYIMPGL, encoded by the exons ATGGCCTTTGAGGAGATAAAGAAGAAAGGAATGATGG ATATTTCGGGGATGGAAGGAGAGGTCGGTCTTGTTGCAGGTCGCAGCCAAAGAGAGAAGAGACGCTCGTATAAAGATCTGTTAAGAGAGGAGGAAGAAATCGCAGCGCAG GATTCTGAGCTTTTCCTATTAGGAGGAGATTctcacaagaaaaaaaagaagcactTGAGTGATGACTACTATCACAGAG ACCATCACAGCTCTGGTCAGCCGCCCCACAAAAAGAAGCGCAAGTCTTCCGATCGCTCGCCCTCCCTCTCTTCCTCGTCCACCTCTCACCCGTCCAACTCCACAGATACAGCCATGGGCCTCCTGGAGGCCATCACCTCCCCGCTGGCCACGGGCACCGACCCCACTCCGCACTTCTACAAAAAGCCCTCCTACCCGCCCCACGCCTCCTCGCACTCCTCCAAAGACCGCAAGCAGGACGGCAGCTCTAAGAGCAGCCACTCCTACTCGCACTCGCGTCCACCCGGCACGTCCTCGTCTAAAAAGCATTCCTCCTCCTCGAAGTCACTGCTTTTCCACGGAGGAGCTGGAAAAGGAGAGCCGCTGACGCTCTGTGAAGCTGAAGGACTGAAGATGAAGCTCATCCTTTCTTCAAAAGAGAAGAACGAAGGTGTAGGGACGAACGAGGGATTCTCCTTCCCAGTCCATTCTTCTTCCTCTTTGGGGGCGGGAGGCCATCATTCGTCCTCCAGCTCGAAGAAAGGAGTTATTAAGAAGGagaaagacaaagacaaaattaTATCGAAGCCACCAAAGAAAAAGCAGCACAGCCGAGAGCCGTTGCCTGTGGTGGGGAAAGAGGTGGAGGTCGTGG GTCATTACGGAGGAATGGGAGGGGACAGCTCATCTTCAGGAGGAGAACTAGAGGCCGGCGAGCTGGTGATTGACGACTCGTACACACATCTttctaaaaagaagaaaaagagcaagaagagcaaaaagaaaaaggacagagagagagacagagagaaaggaTCCAGGGAGAAGAAGCACAGCAAAGGAAGCGGAGGGAAGAAGAGCTGTCCAG GTGATCAGTCTAAAAGCCACTCCCATTCTCACAGCTCATCCAATCACAGCTCTTCTGGTGGCATGTACGCTATGGCTCCACCCACCTCATCCCATCACCATCAAAGCATTGAGCTGATGGgtgagaagaagaagaagaaagaggAAAAGGAGCGAGAGAAACACGATAAGGACAAG CCCAAGAAGAAGAACATGACAGCCTATCAGGTGTTCTGTAAGGAGTACAGGGTCAATATCAACGCAGAGCAGCCTGGATTAG ACTTCGGGGAGCTGAGTAAGAAACTCGCAGAGGTGTGGAAACAGCTGCCTGAAAAAGACAAACTG GTTTGGAGACAGAAAGCTCAATATCTCCAGCACAAGCAGAATAAAGCTGAAGCTATGACGGTCAAGCGGAAAACCTTATCAACCTCAGACAGTAAAAGTAAAG GCTCCAGTAAAGGTGTCAGTTTAGGAGCAGGATTGGCCCCTCAGGGCCGCTCATCTCTGGGTATGTCGTTGTCTCCGGTGCGGGTACCTGATGTGGACCCAATAGATGCAGCAGCTCACCTGCAGCTGTTGGGCGAGTCGCTGTCTCTGATTGGACACAGACTTCAGGAAACGGAG GGGATGGTGGCAGTGTCTGGCAGTCTTTCGGTTCTGTTGGACTCTATTTTATGTGCTCTGGGTCCATTAACCTGCTTGACAGCACAAGTTCCCCAACTCAACGGCTGTCCACGCAGCGTCCTG TCAAATACTTTGGACAACATCGCTTACATAATGCCGGGACTATAA
- the ankrd54 gene encoding ankyrin repeat domain-containing protein 54, producing the protein MDGSNALVAAASDGERSSSEGEYTVASGPAAVRDTEKSEDETPMEAAGAVGFSISRLDTLSALRLNRTRPSADTELRYLHLLWKPGELLQAGRSSPGKMTSSRVRRLGRARRNMGPIGKDLYAVRRLREAANSNDIDTVRRLLEDDTDPCAADDKGRTALHFSSCNGNESIVQLLLSYGADPNQRDSLGNTPLHLAACTNHVPVITTLLRGGARVDALDRAGRTPLHLARSKLNILQEGDSRSLETLRGEVTQIIQMLREYLNIMGQSEEREKLEHISNQLQNTRTREQVDEVTDLLASFTSLSIQMQNIGDR; encoded by the exons ATGGACGGGTCAAACGCACTTGTTGCAGCCGCCTCGGATGGCGAGCGGTCCAGTTCGGAGGGAGAGTATACGGTAGCGAGCGGACCGGCTGCTGTGAGAGACACCGAGAAAAGCGAGGACGAGACTCCGATGGAGGCTGCAGGTGCGGTCGGGTTCAGTATCTCCCGTCTGGACACGCTGAGCGCCCTGAGACTAAACCGAACCCGACCGTCCGCGGACACGGAGCTCCGCTATCTGCACTTGTTATGGAAGCCCGGTGAACTGCTACAGGCGGGACGGAGTTCGCCGGGCAAGATGACGTCGAGCAGGGTGAGGCGGCTGGGAAGAGCCCGGAGGAACATGGGGCCCATTGGAAAAGACCTGTATG CTGTAAGGAGGCTCAGAGAAGCTGCCAACTCCAATGATATTGACACAG TTCGCAGATTGCTGGAAGATGATACTGATCCTTGTGCTGCTGATGACAAGGGCAGGACGGccttacacttctcttcctGCAATGGCAATGAGAGTATTG TTCAGTTGTTGCTGAGTTATGGTGCTGACCCAAACCAGAGAGACAGCCTCGGAAACACGCCACTGCATCTGG CTGCCTGCACCAACCATGTGCCTGTCATCACAACTTTACTGCGGGGAG GTGCCCGTGTTGATGCGCTGGACCGTGCTGGAAGGACTCCTCTTCATCTTGCCCGTTCAAAGCTCAACATCTTACAAGAGGGAGACTCCCGTAGCCTAGAAACCCTCAGAGGAGAGGTCACACAG ATCATTCAAATGCTGCGGGAATATCTGAATATAATGGGACAGAGTGAGGAGCGAGAGAAACTAGAGCACATCTCAAACCAGCTGCAGAACACCCGTACCAGAGAGCAG GTGGACGAGGTGACGGACCTACTGGCCAGCTTCACGTCTCTTAGTATTCAGATGCAGAATATAGGAGACAGGTAG
- the foxred2 gene encoding FAD-dependent oxidoreductase domain-containing protein 2 — MSLIQPLFRLLCVLSLASSASALHGRNNTVSHEYCVLGAGPAGLQMGYFLSRSQRDYIILERNSGPGSFFNIYPRHRKLISINKIYTGRRNKEFNLRHDWNSLLSDRPDLLFQRVSRELYPNADDFPRYLSMFVKELGLKVKYGADIGRIKASEFSGNRGYILSDQSGVSYQCSVLLVSTGLWVPQQVDFLGSDLVEGYESIPTDPEEFKEQAVLILGKGNSAFETAQSILGRASRVHLYSPSPVRLAWQTHYVGDLRAVNNELLDTYQLKSLDGLVEGRLEDIAIVRRGKDGGKRRTARKRRQTSTEGKEPLYLTLTELLDDQNGNNISEVTGQNLPGYHTDNFSLRQPYDRVIRCLGFRFNFSIFDGSARPAQSSGARGRLPGVTAWYEGRGTPNMFVLGTAAHSRDYRMSAGGFVHGFRYTVRAVHKILEQRYHNIAWPATTLPISQLQSWILKRVNEASGPYQMFGVLGDIILLRGSYCEYLEEFPLQALPQLSALSGRPLSDHGLLVLVMQYGLNRTDTLGPGRAESEWTKAWRSNFLHPVLYYYNTLPTEKDMRQRPVGWPLPRPEAIHHMVEDFLTEWDQPISHSQPLRRFLEHCLQTDLRAFYAESCFLLSLTSRSPPLFCRQGYLRKQGIVGNSHLWQHAREAGLMADHQGEVPEYLPESLKHAGTAVVSTVNFDL, encoded by the exons ATGAGTCTGATTCAGCCTCTCTTCAGGCTCCTGTGTGTCCTGTCCCTGGCCTCTTCTGCTTCTGCTCTTCATGGCCGTAATAACACCGTGAGCCATGAGTACTGTGTGCTGGGAGCTGGACCGGCAGGGCTCCAGATGGGCTACTTTCTGTCCCGGAGCCAGAGAGATTACATCATTCTAGAGAGAAACTCAGGACCAGGCAGCTTCTTCAACAT ATATCCACGGCACAGAAAGCTCATCAGcattaataaaatatacactGGGAGGCGAAACAAGGAATTCAACTTGCGTCATGATTGGAACTCCCTCTTGAGTGACAGGCCCGACCTCCTGTTTCAACGAGTTAGCCGGGAGCTTTACCCCAATGCTGATGACTTCCCACGTTACCTCTCAATGTTTGTGAAAGAGCTGGGGCTAAAGGTTAAATATGGAGCTGATATAGGAAGAATTAAGGCATCAGAATTTAGTGGAAACCGAGGCTACATCCTGTCCGATCAGAGTGGTGTCAGTTATCAGTGCAG TGTCCTGTTAGTGTCTACAGGCCTTTGGGTTCCTCAGCAGGTGGATTTTCTTGGCTCTGACCTGGTGGAAGGTTATGAGTCTATTCCCACTGATCCCGAGGAGTTTAAAGAACAAGCTGTGTTAATCCTTGGCAAAGGAAACTCCGCCTTTGAGACGGCACAAAGCATCTTGGGTAGAGCGAGCCGGGTTCACTTGTATAGTCCCAGCCCAGTACGTCTCGCATGGCAGACACACTACGTTGGGGACCTCAG GGCAGTAAATAATGAGCTATTAGACACATACCAGCTGAAATCTCTGGATGGTCTAGTAGAGGGAAGACTGGAGGATATTGCCATTGTTCGTAGAGGAAAAGATGGTGGGAAAAGAAGAACAGCAAGGAAAAGACGTCAAACATCGACGGAGGGAAAGGAGCCGCTGTATTTAACTCTTACTGAACTGCTTGATGACCAGAATGGCAACAACATTTCAGAGGTCACCGGTCAAAATCTGCCTGGTTACCACACTGATAACTTCTCCCTCAGACAGCCGTACGACCGAGTGATCCGCTGCCTGGGCTTCCGTTTTAACTTCTCCATCTTTGATGG ATCTGCACGGCCGGCCCAAAGCAGCGGTGCCCGGGGCCGTTTGCCAGGAGTAACAGCCTGGTATGAAGGCCGAGGGACACCCAACATGTTTGTCCTGGGTACGGCAGCCCACTCCAGAGATTATCGCATGTCTGCCGGAGGATTTGTTCATGGGTTCCGCTACACTG TGCGTGCTGTTCACAAAATCCTGGAGCAACGTTACCATAACATTGCCTGGCCTGCTACAACATTACCCATCAGTCAGCTGCAGTCTTGGATTCTTAAGAGGGTGAATGAAGCCTCTGGACCATACCAAATGTTTGGGGTTCTTGGGGACATTATTTTACTGCGGGG GTCTTACTGTGAATATCTGGAGGAGTTTCCCCTGCAGGCCCTACCCCAGTTGTCTGCTCTGTCCGGTCGTCCCCTCTCAGATCATGGTCTTCTGGTCTTGGTCATGCAGTATGGACTGAACCGGACTGATACGCTAGGGCCCGGTCGGGCTGAGTCAGAATGGACCAAAGCCTGGAGGTCCAACTTCCTCCATCCCGTCCTCTACTACTATAACACACTACCTACAG AAAAAGATATGAGACAGCGTCCAGTTGGCTGGCCACTACCGCGACCCGAGGCCATTCATCACATGGTCGAGGACTTCCTGACTGAATGGGATCAGCCCATATCACACAGCCAACCTCTCAGACGCTTCCTCGAGCACTGCCTCCAAACCGACCTCAGGGCCTTTTATGCTG AATCCTGTTTCCTTCTGTCCCTCACCAGTCGTAGCCCACCCCTCTTTTGCCGCCAAGGTTACTTGAGAAAGCAGGGCATTGTGGGAAACAGCCACCTATGGCAACATGCCCGTGAGGCAGGACTCATGGCTGATCATCAGGGAGAAGTTCCCGAATACCTTCCCGAATCCCTGAAACATGCAGGCACTGCAGTCGTTTCAACTGTGAACTTTGACCTTTGA
- the hmox1a gene encoding heme oxygenase 1a isoform X1, whose amino-acid sequence MESMKSKPRDGNGSDLSEQIKTATKDSHVRAENTQLMLNYQKGQITQTQYKLLLCSLYEIYRALEEELDRNADHPAVQPIYFPQELARLESLELDLEHFFGPHWRTRITVPAATHRYSQRLREIGENSPNLLVAHAYTRYLGDLSGGQVLGKITQKSLGLSGSKGILFFSFPGVSSPNRFKQLYRSRMNSIELTEQQRQEVLDEATRAFEFNIEVFDDLQKMLSITEEASSEYHKVQNGMEILNAQDSYHLAFVCLGEKGNDAASKPQPKTFSNSPMLQFALGVGITLATVGMGVYAF is encoded by the exons ATGGAATCCATGAAAAGTAAACCAAGAGATGGCAATGGCAG TGATCTGTCTGAGCAGATAAAAACAGCCACCAAAGATAGTCACGTGAGAGCTGAAAACACACAACTGATGCTCAACTACCAGAAAGGACAGATCACGCAAACACAGTACAAG CTTCTGCTGTGTTCTCTGTATGAGATCTACCGAGCGCTAGAGGAGGAGCTGGACAGGAACGCCGACCATCCTGCCGTTCAGCCCATCTACTTCCCTCAGGAGCTGGCCAGACTGGAGTCTCTGGAGCTGGACCTGGAGCACTTCTTTGGACCCCACTGGAGGACGAGAATAACAGTGCCCGCCGCCACACACAGATACTCACAGAGACTGAGAGAG ATTGGCGAGAACAGCCCGAATCTTCTGGTGGCACACGCCTATACGCGGTACCTCGGCGACCTGTCTGGAGGCCAAGTGCTGGGCAAAATTACCCAGAAATCCTTGGGATTGAGCGGCAGCAAGGGAATATTATTCTTCTCGTTTCCTGGAGTGTCGAGCCCCAACAGATTTAAGCAGCTGTACAGGAGCAGAATGAACAGCATTGAGCTCACTGAGCAGCAGAGACAGGAAGTGCTGGATGAGGCAACCAGAGCCTTTGAGTTCAACATTGAG GTTTTTGACGATCTTCAGAAAATGCTGAGCATCACAGAGGAAGCTTCAAGTGAGTATCATAAAGTCCAAAATGGCATGGAAATACTGAATGCACAAGATAGTTACCATCTTGCTTTTGTTTGTTTAGGTGAAAAAGGAAATGACGCCGCATCCAAACCTCAGCCAAAAACCTTCTCCAACTCTCCGATGCTCCAGTTCGCTTTAGGTGTGGGGATCACTTTGGCAACGGTCGGGATGGGAGTTTATGCTTTTTAA
- the hmox1a gene encoding heme oxygenase 1a isoform X2, which yields MESMKSKPRDGNGSDLSEQIKTATKDSHVRAENTQLMLNYQKGQITQTQYKLLLCSLYEIYRALEEELDRNADHPAVQPIYFPQELARLESLELDLEHFFGPHWRTRITVPAATHRYSQRLREIGENSPNLLVAHAYTRYLGDLSGGQVLGKITQKSLGLSGSKGILFFSFPGVSSPNRFKQLYRSRMNSIELTEQQRQEVLDEATRAFEFNIEVFDDLQKMLSITEEASSEKGNDAASKPQPKTFSNSPMLQFALGVGITLATVGMGVYAF from the exons ATGGAATCCATGAAAAGTAAACCAAGAGATGGCAATGGCAG TGATCTGTCTGAGCAGATAAAAACAGCCACCAAAGATAGTCACGTGAGAGCTGAAAACACACAACTGATGCTCAACTACCAGAAAGGACAGATCACGCAAACACAGTACAAG CTTCTGCTGTGTTCTCTGTATGAGATCTACCGAGCGCTAGAGGAGGAGCTGGACAGGAACGCCGACCATCCTGCCGTTCAGCCCATCTACTTCCCTCAGGAGCTGGCCAGACTGGAGTCTCTGGAGCTGGACCTGGAGCACTTCTTTGGACCCCACTGGAGGACGAGAATAACAGTGCCCGCCGCCACACACAGATACTCACAGAGACTGAGAGAG ATTGGCGAGAACAGCCCGAATCTTCTGGTGGCACACGCCTATACGCGGTACCTCGGCGACCTGTCTGGAGGCCAAGTGCTGGGCAAAATTACCCAGAAATCCTTGGGATTGAGCGGCAGCAAGGGAATATTATTCTTCTCGTTTCCTGGAGTGTCGAGCCCCAACAGATTTAAGCAGCTGTACAGGAGCAGAATGAACAGCATTGAGCTCACTGAGCAGCAGAGACAGGAAGTGCTGGATGAGGCAACCAGAGCCTTTGAGTTCAACATTGAG GTTTTTGACGATCTTCAGAAAATGCTGAGCATCACAGAGGAAGCTTCAA GTGAAAAAGGAAATGACGCCGCATCCAAACCTCAGCCAAAAACCTTCTCCAACTCTCCGATGCTCCAGTTCGCTTTAGGTGTGGGGATCACTTTGGCAACGGTCGGGATGGGAGTTTATGCTTTTTAA